In Solanum lycopersicum chromosome 3, SLM_r2.1, the genomic stretch atacttgtgcaatttcttctgctgctctcttcactaccctcgacggcaagtatgacgaaccgtcataggcacaacggtccgtcgagcgtcttcgttccaaaacacttcaactcttggaatttgggtactgggattacttctctgaacttcgtgacgaacctgcaggacggaccgtcatagatacgacggaccgtcacaagctgcgtaaccccACACCTGGTCGGACTTccactaaaattttaaatgggtgttttggactattcataattataattatgaaattagtggggtaattttaataacttatttagttggtggttaaagaagataacagTTAagtaaatagtgggttacttttatcatatatttttataaaactgattatatgataattagggtaaaagaatctgtagaagaaaaataaaaagagcagAGAGAGAACGAAGGGGAGAGCGTGAACGAGAGAAGGAAGCAAGTGACTTAGACTTCAGATTGAAAAGGTTCATAGACATTGAGGAATGCAAAGGCATGGagaggtagcttgcttgatttcggttcttcagtggaggtaggttatggtttatttctatgtgatagataaactctaaatagcgatcgatatgtattgagtaGTGATATTataaagtctcctatgtacttgattgtgtggttgtatgttttgattttgtggtttgtggttggcctaaaattatgagaatgttgaatttctaatctcgAACCCTCTCTAtttaaaatgacgccttgaataaagaaggcttgatgaaataaataatgagataattggatcggagtgtcacgttccgacacggtattatgggatcggagtgtcacgttccgacacggtattataggatcggagtgtcacgttccgacacggtattattggatcggagtgtcacgttccgacacggtatatgggatcggagtgtcacgttccgacacggtatatgggatcggagtgtcacgttccgacacggtatatgggatcggagtgtcacgttccgaaacgataacattaaaggaaaggaatcctgaATTATCtcaatatactcaaattcaaagaacctatttcccaaatgagtatggtgtggaggcatgagtcctcatatgtgtgcttgatgttgtgattgatggtgtacctattatggtgttgttgtcaatggttcatgtgtttgttgcttgccacctgttaagtattgtagttggttttatattattattcgatatatatatattgttttctattttgagttggccgatgatacctactcagtacgtgttccttgtactgacccctacttgtattttcttctttgtcattttgtggagtgcagcaagtgtgccatcgacttcgactcgccctcagctctagccagtcttcagcacatcTGAGTTcggggtgagctattattcttAGCTCGTGCTgaattctctccttcacgtcttgatgtcttgaatttcggacatggaccatccttttacttattttgttttcttaaatactcttagacttggtaatttgaggatagatattcttgatgtgatgacttccagattttggggataataagttttgggtcttccgcattattttgttaattatagttgaactattggtaaatgttagggtttagatttgttggttcactCACCTAGTAGGCTAAGTGTGGATGCCACTCATGACTCGTTTAGGGTCGTGACATGTTTACCCTcctaatttctttttaagttaatttatatacattcaaataattattttgacaagtcaaaaaaaattaacagtgcataaatataaaaaattaaagagaaaaggaagaacCGATTCGAATTTTTCTTCTTAgccaataatttttattttcatcatcttTTTCATACCTTACCACCCCTTCATTTTACTCACACCCCACCACCCCCTCCCATGCTCAACCATCACTTGcatcatctttttcttcttcttcgaaCCCTCCACCTCATTATCCTTCTTAGAAACCCTCATCCCGACCCTCTTTCTTTATCTTAAGGCCTCGTCGCCTCAACCACCACCAAGATTAGTATTCAACAAATTAtgtaattactttttaaaaaaaaaaaatattttcacgtAGAACTTTTTTTAcacattttgtatttttgtgatATTATTTCGTTATTAAGTGATCCATTTCTATATTTATTGTGTATATAAGCAAACACTCCAATTTTATTAAGAAAGACATGctaaaatatatagatatacgTTAGCATGTGTTTATTTTACAACATAACATAACATAGCATAAACATACTAGACTTTCTTGAAGTAGACCCCAAGAGGATTTTCGTTGACAAGAGCCAAACGCCTTCTTCCATCTTGATTAATTACACCCACTTTTGCACAGAAGTCATCACCACGGCAAAATGGACAAAGCACAGGACGAGTAATAGGGCAATAGAGTAAGTTGTAACCAAATGTTGATGCTTTAACAATCTTGAAATAACTGCTATCTACTTGTCCTATGCTTCCTCCCGTCTCCAACAACATCGCCCTATAGTATGCATTTAAATTACCGGCTTTCCAAATTGTATAACTAACACACAATTTCACTGTTGCAATGTTGAATTGTAGGTTCATTAGTTGATCTTCAAATATACCTCCAGATAAAGGAATGAATCTAACGGGTGTACCGACAGTTCCAACATCAGAATTGTAACGAAACACACCATCTAGACAAGGGGCAGATGATCTTGGAGATTTACCTAGGTATACATCACCACCTAACGCACCCCAAAATGTGGAAATAATGCGATAGCTCGAATTAGGATTAAGTTCGTTACCATTTGTGTCAAGTACTGGATTAGGTTTAGGAGAAGCACTCGGTAATTCAATGGGATTTTGGGAAgtgaaacttgatgaaaacACCACAATGGGAAACAAACACAgacataacaaaaataaacactTCATCATATTGATTGGTATATTGCTATTTGCTTGCTTGCTTGTGTTTTCTCTATACTAATAAAGccttctatttatagagtcatAACACACTCATATATATCCCCTCCCATGTCTTAAACATGTAGTAGCTACtcattcaattatattttttttgtcgcaatttcaaaatacaattaaaaatattttttatcgtaaatttttcatatatcttgaATCATTGTAGATTACATGTACTTTTATATGGTGTtcaaatatttacattttatttactGTCAAAATTAAACTACTTGACTCTCAGAATTCGAACAATTCCTCGTATTGAACccaatgaaatattttttcttttatcaataaaatccGTCAAGTCACACAGTTTAACTACCCAAGTCATTATAGCTAGaaaaaaagagattaaaaataaagcaataataattacataaatctcCGCCTTTTAAGTTTGATTTCTTTCGACTTACCTCCTTTTCTTTGTGATTATACTTGCCTCACTAATTCATTCGTATGCTATGATAAATTTtacataattgtgctccatagcaaacataaatatgtatatttcgctatatatataaaaataataattgtataatttgtatacatatacaaagaaaccaattgtataattcactatacatatacaaaagaaatcaattgtatacaaatcaattgtataatttgtgtatgtataaaacgagaaagaaagcaaaacaaaagaaaattgggcatagaaatatttgtattgtataattataagtgtttaagacgaatatatatgtattcgcatgtgtatatacaatttttactcactttatacaaatagaaatgtaatttatacatttcatttttatttgtataagcGATAGAAGCTAGggtttctataattttttctcgctttatacaaatacaaacgcATTTTatatacttgtgtttgtataaaagtgagagaaCGTGAggaagagtggcgagcgagagttttCGGGAGAGAGGCGACTTTCAAAAAGTTGCTACAGTgcacaattaaattaaagtatagttataacatttaatttaatttattaatttgctattataaataattttcgaTTCTTTAAAAacactttaattattttcttccaacataacttatttttaaaaataaatatacaagtaTTATGAGGCTCGATATTTAAGCTTATCCAAATTATTTAATGGCTCGTTTTGAACCAAACAATATTATTCACAAGAACCAATCACTCTCATATTCCTTGCCATGTTTTAAACACGAATATCTAGTGGTTCTTAGCGCGGTCGTTAttacaaattaatttatttacatgatcattcaattataatatattcCTTACCAAATATtacttatttttgttgtatCGAAAAACTTTTTCTGAGTAAGAAAATTTATCTTTCGAATCATTATAGctagaaaaaaagagaaagataaAGCGATAATTGTAAAATTTTCCCTTCAAATTGtcatttatataagaaaaaaatatgatttaatcaATTTTCATGACAAGACTTCATTAAATTtgtaagatataaaaaaaattttagaagTACTTTTAAAAAGCTTTTGCTATTCTCCAGAATCCcccttaaatattttctttcaaaaatattatccaaACACCTTATTTTAAAGATACATACCTCtcgaaagattaaaaaaaatcgtATATCTAGTCTGCaatctaaatataataaaggGAGAGAATGTATATATTGTA encodes the following:
- the cathDInh gene encoding cathepsin D inhibitor protein precursor — protein: MMKCLFLLCLCLFPIVVFSSSFTSQNPIELPSASPKPNPVLDTNGNELNPNSSYRIISTFWGALGGDVYLGKSPRSSAPCLDGVFRYNSDVGTVGTPVRFIPLSGGIFEDQLMNLQFNIATVKLCVSYTIWKAGNLNAYYRAMLLETGGSIGQVDSSYFKIVKASTFGYNLLYCPITRPVLCPFCRGDDFCAKVGVINQDGRRRLALVNENPLGVYFKKV